The Georgenia faecalis genome includes a window with the following:
- a CDS encoding polyribonucleotide nucleotidyltransferase yields MEGPEITSAEAVIDNGPFGTRTVRFETGRLARQAAGAAVAYLDEDTMVLSTTTAGKHPKEQFDFFPLTVDVEERQYAAGKIPGSFFRREGRPSTEAILACRLIDRPLRPSFVKGLRNEVQIVETVLSIHPDDTYDVLAINAASMSTQISGLPFSGPIGGTRVALIGDQWVAFPRYSELEKAVFSMVVAGRLVTDAQGNPDVAVMMVEAEATDNAWTLISEGATAPTEEVVAAGLEAAKPFIRALCDAQSELAATTAKPTREFPRFLDYQDDVYAAVSAHVAADLAQAVTIVDKQERETRLDEIRLGMLEALGEQFAGREKELSAAFRSATKDVVRRRVLTDGVRMDGRGLRDIRTLSAEVEVLPRVHGSALFERGETQILGVTTLNMLRMEQQLDTLSPVTRKRYMHNYNFPPYSTGETGRVGSPKRREIGHGALAERAIMPVLPSREEFPYAIRQVSEALGSNGSTSMGSVCASTLSLLNAGVPLRAPVAGIAMGLMSDEVDGETRYAALTDILGAEDAFGDMDFKVAGTREFVTAIQLDTKLDGIPSSVLIGALSQARDARLHILDVMNEAIDAPDEMAPTAPRVITVKVPVDKIGEVIGPKGKMINQIQEDTGADISIEDDGTVYIGAVDGPSAEAARQAVNAIANPQMPEIGERFVGTVVKTTSFGAFVSLAPGKDGLLHISQIRRLVGGKRVENVEDVLGVGQKVQVELAEIDPRGKLSLHAVVDDEESAAADAAAADAPAADAPAGDAEPEATTDSTNGDGERRERPRRERRTRTREGAGGDA; encoded by the coding sequence ATGGAGGGTCCCGAGATCACGTCCGCCGAAGCCGTCATTGACAACGGCCCCTTCGGCACCCGCACCGTCCGCTTCGAGACGGGCCGTCTGGCCCGCCAGGCGGCGGGCGCCGCTGTCGCGTACCTCGACGAGGACACGATGGTCCTGTCGACGACGACGGCGGGCAAGCACCCCAAGGAGCAGTTCGACTTCTTCCCCCTCACGGTGGACGTCGAGGAGCGCCAGTACGCCGCCGGCAAGATCCCCGGCTCGTTCTTCCGCCGCGAGGGCCGCCCCTCGACCGAGGCCATCCTCGCCTGCCGCCTCATCGACCGCCCGCTGCGCCCCTCGTTCGTCAAGGGCCTGCGCAACGAGGTCCAGATCGTCGAGACGGTGCTGAGCATCCACCCCGACGACACCTACGACGTCCTGGCGATCAACGCCGCGTCGATGTCGACCCAGATCTCCGGCCTGCCCTTCTCCGGGCCGATCGGCGGCACCCGCGTCGCCCTCATCGGTGACCAGTGGGTGGCCTTCCCCCGCTACTCCGAGCTCGAGAAGGCCGTCTTCTCGATGGTCGTCGCCGGCCGCCTCGTCACCGACGCCCAGGGCAACCCCGACGTCGCCGTGATGATGGTCGAGGCCGAGGCCACGGACAACGCGTGGACCCTCATCTCCGAGGGCGCGACTGCGCCCACCGAGGAGGTCGTCGCCGCGGGCCTCGAGGCCGCCAAGCCCTTCATCCGGGCGCTGTGCGACGCGCAGTCCGAGCTGGCGGCCACCACCGCCAAGCCGACGCGCGAGTTCCCGCGCTTCCTCGACTACCAGGACGACGTCTACGCGGCGGTCTCCGCCCACGTGGCCGCCGACCTGGCCCAGGCCGTCACCATCGTCGACAAGCAGGAGCGCGAGACGCGCCTCGACGAGATCCGCCTCGGGATGCTCGAGGCGCTGGGCGAGCAGTTCGCCGGTCGCGAGAAGGAGCTCTCCGCCGCCTTCCGCTCGGCGACCAAGGACGTCGTGCGCCGCCGCGTCCTCACCGACGGCGTGCGCATGGACGGTCGCGGCCTGCGCGACATCCGCACCCTCTCGGCCGAGGTCGAGGTCCTCCCGCGGGTCCACGGCTCGGCGCTCTTCGAGCGTGGCGAGACCCAGATCCTCGGCGTGACGACGCTCAACATGCTCCGCATGGAGCAGCAGCTCGACACGCTCTCGCCGGTGACGCGCAAGCGCTACATGCACAACTACAACTTCCCGCCGTACTCGACCGGTGAGACCGGCCGGGTGGGCTCGCCCAAGCGCCGCGAGATCGGCCACGGCGCCCTCGCCGAGCGGGCGATCATGCCCGTCCTGCCCTCGCGCGAGGAGTTCCCCTACGCGATCCGGCAGGTCTCCGAGGCGCTCGGCTCCAACGGGTCGACGTCCATGGGCTCGGTCTGCGCCTCCACGCTGTCCCTGCTCAACGCCGGTGTGCCGCTGCGCGCGCCCGTCGCGGGCATCGCCATGGGCCTCATGAGCGACGAGGTCGACGGGGAGACGCGCTACGCCGCGCTCACCGACATCCTCGGCGCCGAGGACGCCTTCGGCGACATGGACTTCAAGGTCGCCGGCACGCGGGAGTTCGTCACCGCGATCCAGCTCGACACCAAGCTCGACGGCATCCCCTCCTCGGTGCTCATCGGCGCCCTGTCCCAGGCCCGCGACGCGCGCCTGCACATCCTCGACGTCATGAACGAGGCCATCGACGCACCCGACGAGATGGCGCCCACCGCGCCCCGCGTCATCACCGTCAAGGTCCCCGTGGACAAGATCGGCGAGGTCATCGGGCCGAAGGGCAAGATGATCAACCAGATCCAGGAGGACACGGGCGCCGACATCTCCATCGAGGACGACGGCACGGTCTACATCGGCGCGGTCGACGGCCCCTCGGCCGAGGCGGCCCGCCAGGCCGTCAACGCCATCGCCAACCCGCAGATGCCGGAGATCGGTGAGCGCTTCGTCGGCACGGTCGTCAAGACCACCTCCTTCGGTGCGTTCGTCTCCCTGGCCCCGGGCAAGGACGGCCTCCTCCACATCTCGCAGATCCGCCGGCTCGTCGGTGGCAAGCGCGTGGAGAACGTCGAGGACGTCCTCGGCGTCGGCCAGAAGGTCCAGGTCGAGCTCGCCGAGATCGACCCCCGCGGCAAGCTCTCCCTCCACGCCGTCGTCGACGACGAGGAGTCCGCCGCGGCGGACGCCGCGGCCGCCGACGCCCCGGCGGCGGACGCCCCGGCCGGCGACGCCGAGCCCGAGGCGACGACCGACAGCACGAACGGTGACGGGGAGCGTCGCGAGCGCCCCCGCCGCGAGCGTCGTACCCGCACCCGCGAGGGCGCGGGCGGCGACGCCTGA
- a CDS encoding ABC-F family ATP-binding cassette domain-containing protein, with protein sequence MPATLHVTGFGAAHGARRLFSDLTLTIAPGDVWGLVGANGAGKSTLLTALAGQPAHAELTGRTTLAPPQASIGYLAQEPERRPGETVLALLRRRTGVAEATDRMEAAAHAMAARPEDSAVGEAYADALERWLALGGADLDERAEAAAADVGLTVPLDAATTTLSGGEAARAGLAALVLSRYDILLLDEPTNDLDLAGLDRLERFVAQTRAPMVVVSHDREFLARTVTGIVELDLAQQQVRVYDGGYEAYLAERELARSRARADYEQYADRLGSLKDRVQTQKTWTEKGVRTARKKSNEPDKHIKARALARTEKQAAKVSQSERAIDRLEKERVEEPRKEWELRMSIAQAPRSGSVVAVLDGAVVRRGAFTLGPVTTQVGYGDRVVITGANGSGKSTLLALLLERLSPDEGRAALGAGVAVGEVDQARAAFDAPEALAATFGRLLPDWPEEEVRTLLAKFGLGGEHAVRPAQSLSPGERTRAALALLQARGVNLLVLDEPTNHLDLPAIVQLEQAIETFPGTVLLVTHDRRMLAGVRATRRWSMAAGRLTEE encoded by the coding sequence ATGCCCGCAACGCTCCATGTGACGGGGTTCGGTGCCGCCCACGGCGCGCGCCGCCTCTTCTCCGACCTGACGCTCACCATCGCCCCCGGGGACGTGTGGGGGCTCGTCGGCGCCAACGGCGCGGGCAAGTCGACCCTGCTCACGGCGCTCGCCGGGCAGCCCGCCCACGCCGAGCTCACCGGCCGCACCACCCTCGCCCCGCCGCAGGCGAGCATCGGCTACCTCGCCCAGGAACCGGAGCGCCGCCCGGGGGAGACGGTCCTCGCGCTGCTGCGCCGGCGCACGGGGGTGGCGGAGGCGACCGACCGCATGGAGGCCGCGGCGCACGCCATGGCCGCCCGCCCCGAGGACAGCGCGGTGGGGGAGGCCTACGCCGACGCGCTCGAGCGGTGGCTCGCCCTCGGCGGCGCCGACCTCGACGAGCGCGCCGAGGCGGCCGCGGCCGACGTCGGGCTCACCGTCCCGCTCGACGCCGCCACCACGACCCTGTCCGGCGGGGAGGCGGCCCGGGCGGGCCTCGCGGCCCTCGTGCTCTCCCGCTACGACATCCTCCTGCTCGACGAGCCGACCAACGACCTCGACCTGGCGGGCCTCGACCGGCTCGAGCGGTTCGTGGCCCAGACGCGCGCCCCGATGGTCGTCGTCAGCCACGACCGGGAGTTCCTCGCCCGCACCGTCACCGGCATCGTCGAGCTCGACCTCGCCCAGCAGCAGGTGCGGGTGTACGACGGCGGATACGAGGCCTACCTCGCCGAGCGCGAGCTCGCGCGGTCGCGGGCCCGGGCGGACTACGAGCAGTACGCCGACCGGCTGGGCAGCCTCAAGGACCGCGTCCAGACCCAGAAGACGTGGACCGAGAAGGGGGTGCGCACGGCCCGGAAGAAGTCCAACGAGCCGGACAAGCACATCAAGGCCCGGGCGCTGGCCCGCACGGAGAAGCAGGCCGCCAAGGTGAGCCAGTCCGAGCGCGCCATCGACCGGCTCGAGAAGGAACGCGTGGAGGAGCCCCGCAAGGAGTGGGAGCTGCGGATGTCGATCGCCCAGGCGCCCCGGTCGGGGTCGGTCGTCGCGGTCCTCGACGGCGCCGTCGTGCGCCGTGGCGCGTTCACGCTGGGCCCCGTCACCACCCAGGTGGGCTATGGGGACCGGGTGGTCATCACCGGGGCGAACGGGTCCGGCAAGTCCACGCTGCTCGCCCTCCTGCTCGAGCGGCTCTCCCCCGACGAGGGCCGGGCCGCGCTCGGCGCCGGCGTCGCCGTGGGGGAGGTCGACCAGGCCCGGGCGGCGTTCGACGCCCCCGAGGCGCTCGCGGCGACGTTCGGCCGGCTCCTGCCCGACTGGCCCGAGGAGGAGGTGCGCACCCTCCTGGCGAAGTTCGGGCTCGGCGGCGAGCACGCGGTGCGCCCGGCGCAGTCCCTGTCCCCGGGCGAGCGCACCCGGGCCGCGCTGGCCCTGCTGCAGGCGCGGGGGGTCAACCTGCTCGTCCTCGACGAGCCGACCAACCACCTCGACCTGCCGGCCATCGTCCAGCTCGAGCAGGCGATCGAGACCTTCCCGGGCACGGTGCTGCTCGTCACCCACGACCGCCGGATGCTGGCCGGGGTGCGCGCCACCCGGCGCTGGTCGATGGCGGCGGGTCGGCTCACCGAGGAGTGA
- the dapB gene encoding 4-hydroxy-tetrahydrodipicolinate reductase yields the protein MSEKIRVAVLGADGRMGTAVCEAVAGAADLELVARMGPGDDPGVLTPADADVAVDFTTPAATEANVHALLDAGLDVVVGTSGWTADAVERVRAHVEARPLAQGVLIAPNFALSAVLTMRFARQAAAYFESAEIIELHHPDKADAPSGTATATAQAMGAARAAAGLDAMPDATTTALDGARGADVAGVPVHSVRLRGLVAHQEVLLGNPGEQLTIRTDSFDRASFMPGVLLAVRRIGSRPGLTVGLEALLDL from the coding sequence ATGAGCGAGAAGATCAGGGTCGCGGTCCTCGGGGCGGACGGCCGGATGGGCACCGCCGTGTGCGAGGCCGTCGCCGGCGCCGCGGACCTGGAGCTGGTGGCCCGGATGGGCCCCGGCGACGACCCGGGGGTCCTCACGCCCGCCGACGCCGACGTGGCCGTCGACTTCACCACCCCGGCGGCCACCGAGGCCAACGTCCACGCCCTCCTCGACGCCGGCCTCGACGTCGTCGTCGGCACCTCCGGCTGGACGGCGGACGCCGTCGAGCGGGTGCGCGCGCACGTCGAGGCGCGCCCGCTGGCCCAGGGGGTGCTCATCGCCCCGAACTTCGCGCTGTCGGCGGTGCTCACCATGCGCTTCGCCCGGCAGGCGGCGGCGTACTTCGAGTCCGCAGAGATCATCGAGCTCCACCACCCGGACAAGGCCGACGCCCCCTCCGGCACGGCGACGGCCACGGCCCAGGCCATGGGGGCGGCCCGCGCCGCCGCGGGCCTGGACGCCATGCCCGACGCCACCACGACGGCCCTCGACGGGGCACGCGGGGCCGACGTCGCCGGGGTGCCGGTGCACTCCGTCCGGCTGCGCGGTCTGGTCGCCCACCAGGAGGTGCTCCTGGGCAACCCCGGCGAGCAGCTGACCATCCGCACGGACAGCTTCGACCGCGCCAGCTTCATGCCCGGCGTCCTCCTCGCGGTGCGTCGGATCGGCTCCCGCCCCGGGCTCACCGTCGGCCTCGAGGCGCTGCTCGACCTCTGA
- the rpsO gene encoding 30S ribosomal protein S15 produces the protein MPLAADVKQSIITEYATHEGDTGSPEVQIALLTQRIRDLTEHLKTHKHDHHSRRGLLLLVGQRRRLLGYLQDVDIQRYRSLIERLGLRR, from the coding sequence GTGCCCCTCGCTGCAGACGTCAAGCAGTCCATCATCACCGAGTACGCCACCCACGAGGGTGACACCGGTTCGCCGGAGGTGCAGATCGCGCTGCTGACCCAGCGGATCCGCGACCTCACGGAGCACCTCAAGACCCACAAGCACGACCACCACAGCCGTCGTGGGCTGCTGCTGCTCGTGGGTCAGCGTCGCCGCCTCCTGGGCTACCTCCAGGACGTCGACATCCAGCGTTACCGGAGCCTCATCGAGCGCCTCGGCCTGCGCCGCTAG
- a CDS encoding GNAT family N-acetyltransferase yields the protein MTTPGDPAPDLLGSLLSGAVPADHPDAGQGADPHAGHGHGADVSVRPAVAEDAPLLAALQLRAWRATFAAAAGALDALDPAAISQSWAGAITSPPTRAHHVLSACAGIDVVGFAALAPAEVAGGTAEGAGPAGPRAEILALEVDPAHTREGHGSRLLAACADLARDSGAQALQLWAAQDDEVRTRFLTSAGFAPAGIRRTLDVPGGAVVETCWYALL from the coding sequence GTGACGACGCCCGGCGATCCCGCCCCCGACCTCCTCGGTTCGCTGCTCTCCGGGGCGGTGCCCGCGGACCACCCCGACGCCGGTCAGGGCGCGGACCCGCACGCGGGCCACGGGCACGGCGCGGACGTGTCCGTGCGGCCCGCCGTGGCCGAGGACGCCCCGCTGCTCGCGGCGCTCCAGCTGCGCGCCTGGCGGGCGACGTTCGCCGCGGCCGCCGGGGCCCTCGACGCCCTCGACCCCGCGGCGATCAGCCAGAGCTGGGCGGGCGCCATCACCAGCCCCCCGACTCGCGCGCACCACGTCCTGTCGGCCTGCGCCGGCATCGACGTCGTCGGCTTCGCCGCCCTGGCCCCGGCCGAGGTGGCGGGCGGCACCGCCGAGGGCGCTGGGCCCGCCGGTCCCCGCGCCGAGATCCTCGCCCTCGAGGTGGACCCCGCCCACACCCGCGAGGGGCACGGCTCCCGGCTGCTCGCCGCCTGCGCCGACCTGGCCCGGGACTCCGGCGCGCAGGCCCTGCAGCTGTGGGCCGCGCAGGACGACGAGGTCCGCACCCGGTTCCTCACGTCCGCCGGGTTCGCCCCCGCCGGGATCCGCCGCACGCTGGACGTGCCCGGCGGCGCCGTCGTCGAGACCTGCTGGTACGCGCTCCTCTAG
- a CDS encoding M16 family metallopeptidase, whose product MPVPLFLGPPGPGTDVTLEQDGSVTRRSVLPGGIRVLTEAMPAQRSATVGAWVAVGSRDETDGHHGSTHFLEHLLFKGTRRRSALDIAEAFDAVGGEANAATGKEHTCYYARVLDADVPMAVDVIADMVTSSVLDAEEFETERGVILEELAMAGDDPVDVVHEQFAAAVLDPHPLGRPIGGTPQTIRAVPRDAVLEHYRRTYTPDELVVTASGAVDHDALCAQVERAVSEGGWSLDPQAVPAGRRGSGRPVVPGSGAAVVPGAEQLPAAGRAMTVRRTTEQANVVLGCQGLTASDDRRYALSVLMTALGGGMSSRLFQEIRERRGLAYSTYAFASNYAEAGVVGLYAGCAPGKTGQVVDLLTAEWERISAELLPAAELERSIGQLCGGLVLGLEDTGSRMSRLGRAEIVHGELTTIDEALERTRAVTAEQVRDLAAELVARPRSLVVVGPFDDDVAAQALGR is encoded by the coding sequence GTGCCGGTCCCGCTGTTCCTCGGCCCTCCCGGGCCGGGCACCGATGTCACGCTCGAGCAGGACGGCAGCGTCACCCGACGCTCCGTCCTGCCGGGCGGCATCCGCGTCCTCACCGAGGCCATGCCCGCTCAGCGGTCGGCCACGGTGGGGGCGTGGGTGGCCGTCGGCTCGCGTGACGAGACCGACGGCCACCACGGCTCCACCCACTTCCTCGAGCACCTGCTCTTCAAGGGCACCCGGCGGCGCAGCGCGCTCGACATCGCCGAGGCGTTCGACGCCGTCGGCGGCGAGGCGAACGCGGCCACGGGCAAGGAGCACACCTGCTACTACGCGCGGGTGCTCGACGCCGACGTGCCCATGGCCGTCGACGTCATCGCCGACATGGTGACCTCCTCCGTCCTCGACGCCGAGGAGTTCGAGACCGAGCGCGGGGTCATCCTCGAGGAGCTGGCGATGGCGGGGGACGACCCCGTCGACGTCGTCCACGAGCAGTTCGCCGCGGCGGTCCTCGACCCCCACCCCCTCGGGCGGCCCATCGGCGGGACGCCCCAGACGATCCGCGCCGTCCCGCGCGACGCGGTCCTCGAGCACTACCGGCGCACCTACACCCCGGACGAGCTCGTCGTCACCGCCTCGGGCGCCGTCGACCACGACGCGCTGTGCGCGCAGGTGGAGCGGGCGGTCAGCGAGGGCGGCTGGAGCCTCGACCCCCAGGCGGTCCCGGCGGGCCGCCGGGGATCCGGCCGACCGGTCGTGCCCGGCTCGGGGGCGGCCGTCGTGCCCGGTGCCGAGCAGCTGCCCGCCGCCGGCCGCGCCATGACCGTGCGCCGCACCACCGAGCAGGCCAACGTCGTGCTCGGCTGCCAGGGCCTCACCGCCTCGGACGACCGTCGCTACGCCCTGTCGGTGCTCATGACGGCGCTCGGCGGCGGGATGAGCTCCCGGCTCTTCCAGGAGATCCGCGAGCGCCGGGGCCTGGCGTACTCCACCTACGCGTTCGCCTCCAACTACGCCGAGGCCGGCGTCGTGGGGCTCTACGCCGGGTGCGCGCCCGGCAAGACCGGCCAGGTAGTCGACCTCCTCACCGCCGAGTGGGAGCGCATCTCCGCCGAGCTCCTGCCCGCCGCCGAGCTCGAGCGGAGCATCGGCCAGCTGTGCGGCGGCCTCGTCCTCGGCCTGGAGGACACCGGGTCGCGGATGTCGCGGCTGGGGCGGGCGGAGATCGTCCACGGCGAGCTCACCACCATCGACGAGGCCCTGGAGCGCACCCGCGCGGTCACCGCCGAGCAGGTCCGGGACCTCGCCGCCGAGCTCGTCGCCCGTCCGCGCTCGCTCGTCGTCGTCGGTCCCTTCGACGACGACGTCGCGGCGCAGGCCCTCGGCCGCTGA
- a CDS encoding ribonuclease J, with the protein MSHPHPELSAPGPLPAGALRIVALGGLGEVGRNMAVLEHAGRLLVIDCGVLFPEDNQPGVDLILPDFDYIKDRLDDIEAIVLTHGHEDHIGAVPYLLRLRADIPLIGSQLTLAFIEAKLKEHRITPVTLAVKEGQVEQLGPFGLEFVAVNHSIPDALAVMVRTAAGNVLHTGDFKMDQLPMDGRITDLRAFGRLGEEGVDLFMVDSTNAEVPGFTTSEREIGPVLDAVFAGADKKIVVASFASHVHRVQQVLDAAYVHGRKVALVGRSMVRNMGIAAELGYLRVPDGVLIDVKAVDQLPDDQLVLMATGSQGEPMAALSRIANQDHRVAVGPGDTVIFASSLIPGNENSVYRVINGLTRLGAKVVHQGNARVHVSGHASAGELLYCYNIVRPRNVMPVHGEIRHLVANGALAVKTGVPPERVVLAEDGVVVDLIDGKARIAGAVPSGYVYVDGASVGEITDAELKDRRILGEEGFISIFAVVDTSTGTIVTGPHIQARGMAEADSVFDGILPQLSKELTSAARSGNSDAHQLQQVMRRVVGRWVSSRLRRRPMIIPVVVEA; encoded by the coding sequence GTGAGCCACCCCCATCCCGAGCTCTCCGCCCCCGGACCGCTGCCCGCCGGCGCGCTCCGCATCGTCGCCCTCGGCGGCCTCGGCGAGGTCGGTCGCAACATGGCCGTGCTCGAGCACGCCGGCCGGCTGCTCGTCATCGACTGCGGCGTCCTCTTCCCCGAGGACAACCAGCCCGGCGTCGACCTCATCCTCCCGGACTTCGACTACATCAAGGACCGGCTCGACGACATCGAGGCGATCGTCCTCACGCACGGCCACGAGGACCACATCGGCGCCGTGCCCTACCTCCTGCGCCTGCGCGCCGACATCCCGCTCATCGGCTCCCAGCTCACCCTCGCCTTCATCGAGGCCAAGCTCAAGGAGCACCGGATCACCCCGGTGACCCTGGCGGTCAAGGAGGGTCAGGTCGAGCAGCTCGGGCCGTTCGGCCTCGAGTTCGTCGCCGTCAACCACTCGATCCCCGACGCGCTGGCCGTCATGGTCCGCACCGCGGCCGGGAACGTCCTGCACACCGGCGACTTCAAGATGGACCAGCTGCCGATGGACGGGCGGATCACCGACCTGCGGGCCTTCGGCCGGCTCGGCGAGGAGGGCGTGGACCTCTTCATGGTGGACTCCACCAACGCCGAGGTCCCCGGGTTCACCACGTCGGAGCGGGAGATCGGACCGGTCCTCGACGCCGTCTTCGCCGGCGCGGACAAGAAGATCGTCGTGGCGTCCTTCGCCTCGCACGTGCACCGCGTCCAGCAGGTCCTCGACGCGGCCTACGTCCACGGCCGCAAGGTCGCCCTCGTCGGGCGGTCCATGGTGCGCAACATGGGCATCGCGGCCGAGCTGGGCTACCTGCGCGTGCCCGACGGCGTCCTCATCGACGTCAAGGCCGTCGACCAGCTGCCCGACGACCAGCTCGTCCTCATGGCCACCGGCTCGCAGGGCGAGCCGATGGCGGCGCTGAGCCGGATCGCCAACCAGGACCACCGCGTCGCCGTGGGCCCGGGGGACACCGTGATCTTCGCGTCCTCCCTCATCCCGGGCAACGAGAACTCGGTCTACCGGGTCATCAACGGACTCACCCGGCTCGGCGCCAAGGTGGTCCACCAGGGCAACGCGCGCGTCCACGTCTCCGGCCACGCCAGCGCCGGCGAGCTCCTCTACTGCTACAACATCGTCCGCCCGCGCAACGTCATGCCGGTGCACGGCGAGATCCGCCACCTCGTCGCCAACGGGGCGCTCGCGGTGAAGACCGGCGTCCCGCCGGAGCGGGTGGTGCTCGCCGAGGACGGCGTCGTCGTCGACCTCATCGACGGCAAGGCCCGGATCGCCGGCGCCGTGCCCAGCGGCTACGTCTACGTGGACGGCGCCAGCGTCGGGGAGATCACCGACGCCGAGCTCAAGGACCGCCGGATCCTCGGCGAGGAGGGCTTCATCTCCATCTTCGCCGTCGTCGACACCTCCACCGGCACGATCGTCACGGGGCCGCACATCCAGGCCCGGGGCATGGCGGAGGCCGACAGCGTCTTCGACGGGATCCTCCCGCAGCTGAGCAAGGAGCTCACCAGCGCGGCGCGGAGCGGCAACTCCGACGCGCACCAGCTGCAGCAGGTGATGCGCCGCGTCGTCGGGCGCTGGGTGTCCAGCCGGCTCCGCCGCCGCCCGATGATCATCCCGGTGGTCGTCGAGGCGTAG
- the dapA gene encoding 4-hydroxy-tetrahydrodipicolinate synthase, with product MSASPVPSRTFGSVVTAMVTPFHADGSLDLGTAQALAVHLVDSGCDGLVVNGTTGESPTTHQPEKDALLRAVLEAVGDRAMVIAGAGSNDTAHAVRMAQAAQRSGAHGLLVVSPYYNRPSQEGVCAHIEAVTDAADLPVMLYDIPGRTGVAIGDAALDRLAQHPRIIAVKDATGDVPAGFERMARTGLEFYSGDDGLNFAWLAHGASGVVSVVAHVAADAYARMVAAVDAGDLVGARAVANRMRPVVAALMGGGQGAVMSKEALHLQGLLPSPAVRLPLVGAPDQHIAALRDVLHEEGLL from the coding sequence ATGAGTGCATCGCCGGTCCCGTCCCGGACCTTCGGCTCGGTCGTCACCGCGATGGTCACCCCGTTCCACGCGGACGGCTCGCTCGACCTCGGCACGGCGCAGGCCCTGGCCGTGCACCTCGTCGACTCGGGCTGCGACGGCCTGGTCGTCAACGGCACGACGGGGGAGTCCCCGACCACCCACCAGCCGGAGAAGGACGCGCTGCTGCGCGCGGTCCTCGAGGCGGTGGGGGACCGGGCCATGGTGATCGCCGGGGCCGGGTCCAACGACACGGCCCACGCCGTGCGGATGGCCCAGGCCGCCCAGCGCAGCGGTGCCCACGGGCTCCTCGTCGTCAGCCCGTACTACAACCGGCCCTCCCAGGAGGGCGTGTGCGCGCACATCGAGGCGGTCACCGACGCCGCCGACCTGCCCGTGATGCTCTACGACATCCCCGGGCGCACCGGCGTCGCCATCGGCGACGCGGCGCTCGACCGGCTCGCCCAGCACCCCCGGATCATCGCCGTCAAGGACGCCACCGGCGACGTGCCCGCAGGGTTCGAGCGGATGGCCCGCACCGGCCTGGAGTTCTACTCCGGTGACGACGGCCTCAACTTCGCCTGGCTCGCCCACGGCGCCTCCGGCGTCGTCAGCGTGGTCGCGCACGTCGCGGCCGACGCGTACGCCCGCATGGTCGCCGCGGTCGACGCCGGTGACCTCGTCGGTGCCCGTGCCGTCGCCAACCGGATGCGCCCCGTCGTCGCCGCCCTCATGGGTGGCGGCCAGGGGGCCGTCATGTCCAAGGAGGCGCTGCACCTGCAGGGCCTCCTGCCCAGCCCCGCCGTGCGGCTGCCCCTCGTGGGCGCCCCGGACCAGCACATCGCGGCACTGAGAGACGTGCTGCACGAGGAAGGACTCCTGTGA
- a CDS encoding bifunctional riboflavin kinase/FAD synthetase has translation MQVWRGVGQVPTDLGPTAVTIGNFDGVHRGHQALLGALVRTARAAGVPAVVVTFDPHPAAVHRPGQAPPLLTGLTDRIELLAGSGVDAVLVLDYTLDFARTSPEDFVLTYLVGALHACAVVVGEDTRFGWANAGDPTTMAALGTRHGFAVEVVADVAGTGGGRRWSSSWVRELLDAGDVAGAADVLGRPHRIRGVVVHGEARGRELGYPTANLGPDASGAVPADGVYAGWLVRGGTERLPAAVSVGTNPTFDGVTRVVEAYVLGRTDLDLYGEEVVVELVEHLRPMLRFDGVDALVAQMADDVAAAARVLGV, from the coding sequence GTGCAGGTGTGGCGTGGGGTGGGGCAGGTCCCCACCGACCTGGGGCCCACGGCCGTGACCATCGGCAACTTCGACGGCGTCCACCGCGGCCACCAGGCCCTCCTCGGGGCGCTCGTGCGCACGGCCCGGGCCGCCGGCGTGCCGGCCGTCGTCGTGACGTTCGACCCGCACCCCGCCGCGGTCCACCGACCCGGGCAGGCCCCCCCGCTCCTCACGGGCCTCACCGACCGGATCGAGCTCCTCGCCGGATCGGGGGTCGACGCCGTCCTCGTCCTCGACTACACCCTCGACTTCGCGCGGACCTCGCCCGAGGACTTCGTCCTCACCTACCTCGTCGGCGCCCTGCACGCGTGCGCCGTCGTCGTGGGGGAGGACACCCGCTTCGGCTGGGCCAACGCCGGCGACCCCACCACGATGGCCGCCCTCGGGACCCGGCACGGCTTCGCCGTCGAGGTGGTCGCGGACGTCGCCGGCACCGGCGGCGGGCGGCGCTGGTCCTCGAGCTGGGTACGCGAGCTGCTCGACGCCGGCGACGTCGCCGGGGCGGCCGACGTGCTGGGCCGCCCGCACCGCATCCGCGGCGTCGTCGTCCACGGCGAGGCCCGGGGCCGGGAGCTCGGGTACCCCACGGCCAACCTGGGACCGGACGCGAGCGGGGCCGTCCCCGCCGACGGGGTCTACGCCGGCTGGCTGGTCCGCGGCGGCACCGAACGGCTGCCGGCCGCGGTCTCGGTGGGGACGAACCCCACGTTCGACGGCGTCACCCGGGTGGTCGAGGCGTACGTCCTGGGCCGCACGGACCTCGACCTGTACGGCGAGGAGGTCGTCGTCGAGCTTGTCGAGCACCTGCGCCCCATGCTGCGGTTCGACGGCGTCGACGCGCTCGTCGCCCAGATGGCCGACGACGTCGCGGCCGCCGCACGGGTCCTGGGCGTCTGA